From a region of the Lactuca sativa cultivar Salinas chromosome 4, Lsat_Salinas_v11, whole genome shotgun sequence genome:
- the LOC111919847 gene encoding cytochrome P450 71A8 encodes MPANLSDLFSSLTNDVTCMATFGRMYHEGGIGKKFKKIMQEFSEVLGSFYFEESIPQIVVVDHLRGLSDKFDRVVADFDEFLQGVVDETIAKVSNNPGQADVIKALPSDAYVAGTDTSSSVLEWAMSELLLHLDRLKKVQDEVRSILNGKEEITDEDLDNMTYLKVVIMETTRLHPLF; translated from the exons ATGCCTGCAAACTTGAGCGATTTGTTTAGCTCACTTACAAATGATGTGACTTGTATGGCGACATTTGGGAGGATGTATCATGAAGGGGGGATTGGGAAGAAATTCAAGAAGATCATGCAAGAGTTCTCGGAGGTGTTGGGTAGCTTTTACTTTGAGGAATCTATTCCTCAGATTGTAGTGGTTGATCATCTTAGAGGACTAAGTGATAAATTCGATAGAGTAGTGGCTGATTTTGATGAGTTCCTTCAAGGTGTGGTCGATGAGACCATAGCCAAAGTAAGCAATAACCCCGGTCAAGCTG ATGTTATCAAAGCACTCCCCTCGGATGCATATGTTGCTGGAACAGACACATCATCCTCAGTACTTGAATGGGCAATGAGTGAGCTTCTGCTACATCTAGATAGATTGAAGAAAGTACAAGATGAGGTAAGGAGCATCCTTAATGGGAAAGAAGAGATAACCGATGAAGATCTTGACAACATGACGTATCTTAAAGTCGTGATCATGGAAACTACCCGCCTCCATCCTCTCTTCTGA
- the LOC111920057 gene encoding N6-mAMP deaminase has product MDWLVSMPKVELHAHLNGSIRNSTLLELARELGEKGTIVFSDFEHVIKKNDRSLREVFKLFDLIHIVTTDHKTITRITKEVVEDFAAENVVYLELRTTPKRNDSIGMSKKSYMEAVVEGLRSISNLDINLSSDDFDKCSSTNEKKIFVRLLLSIDRRESTESAMETVNLALEMRDVGVVGIDLSGNPTIGEWATFFPALKFAREQGLSVTLHCGEVPNSVEIQSMLDFLPGRIGHACCFQDQEWRKLKSSKIPVEICLTSNIRTETISSIDVHHFAELYKANHPIVLCTDDSGVFSTNLSTEYALVSSTFGLGRMELFELARKAVDYIYAGKGVKMELIKVFESVGRTLEYN; this is encoded by the exons ATGGATTGGTTGGTTTCTATGCCAAAGGTGGAATTACATGCTCACCTTAATGGCTCCATTAGAAATTCAACTCTACt AGAACTTGCTAGAGAATTGGGCGAGAAGGGTACCATTGTCTTTTCTGATTTCGAACATGTTATCAAGAAAA ATGATCGATCACTACGTGAAGTGTTCAAGCTATTTGATCTGATCCATATTGTTACCACTGACCACAAAACAATTACAAGAATTACTAAAGAA GTAGTTGAAGATTTTGCAGCTGAAAATGTGGTTTATTTGGAGTTAAGAACAACTCCAAAG AGGAATGATTCGATAGGTATGAGCAAAAAGTCATACATGGAAGCTGTTGTGGAAGGTCTAAGATCCATAAGCAATCTTGATATTAATCTTTCTTCTGATGATTTTGATAAATGTTCATCAACAAATGAAAAGAAGATATTTGTTAGACTACTTCTTAGCATTGATCGACGTGAATCTACTGAATCTGCAATGGAAACT GTTAATCTTGCTTTGGAAATGAGAGACGTTGGTGTTGTTGGCATCGATCTTTCTGGCAATCCAACCATTGGTGAATG ggCGACGTTTTTTCCGGCTTTGAAATTTGCTAGAGAACAAGGTCTTTCGGTTACTCTTCATTGTGGGGAG GTACCTAATTCGGTTGAAATCCAATCAATGCTCGACTTTCTTCCTGGTAGAATCGGACATGCATGTTGCTTTCAAGATCAAGAATGGAGGAAACTAAAATCATCTAAAATCCct GTTGAAATATGTTTGACATCAAATATCCGAACCGAGACTATTTCTTCGATTGATGTTCATCATTTTG CGGAGCTTTACAAGGCAAACCATCCCATAGTCCTTTGCACGGACGACTCAGGGGTATTTTCGACAAATCTTTCTACCGAATACGCCCTTGTGTCTTCTACTTTCG GTCTTGGAAGGATGGAATTGTTTGAACTAGCAAGAAAAGCTGTTGATTACATATATGCTGGGAAGGGGGTAAAAATGGAATTAATCAAAGTGTTTGAATCCGTGGGTAGGACGCTAGAGTACAACTAA